Proteins encoded by one window of Clostridium bornimense:
- a CDS encoding arsenate reductase family protein yields the protein MNIQVFGINKCFDTKKSERYFKERKIPFQYIDLSKKNISKGELESVLKNVSLAEITNINSKEYKKSNISMIRNTQGKIDILLENYKLLKTPIVRNGKLATVGYKKEIWDSWE from the coding sequence ATGAATATACAAGTTTTTGGAATAAATAAGTGTTTTGATACTAAAAAGTCTGAGAGATATTTTAAAGAAAGAAAAATTCCATTTCAATATATAGATTTATCTAAAAAGAATATAAGTAAAGGTGAATTAGAGAGTGTACTAAAAAATGTGTCATTAGCAGAGATTACCAATATTAATTCGAAAGAATACAAGAAAAGTAATATATCTATGATAAGAAATACTCAGGGGAAAATTGATATTTTACTTGAAAATTATAAGTTATTAAAGACGCCTATAGTTAGAAACGGTAAGTTAGCTACTGTAGGATACAAAAAAGAGATATGGGATAGTTGGGAATAA
- a CDS encoding DUF4250 domain-containing protein, producing MDNNKLKTMDPFMLLSIVNMKLRDFYSNLDDYCEDIGVDKELLKERLLTVGYKYDGETNSFVSL from the coding sequence ATGGACAATAATAAATTGAAAACAATGGATCCATTTATGCTTTTAAGTATCGTAAATATGAAGCTTAGGGATTTTTATAGTAATTTGGATGACTATTGTGAGGATATAGGTGTAGATAAGGAACTTTTAAAAGAAAGATTATTAACGGTAGGTTATAAATATGACGGAGAGACAAATAGTTTTGTATCTCTATAG
- a CDS encoding macro domain-containing protein, which translates to MCHRIKLIKGDITKVSTEVIVNAANTSLIGTSGVASDIHKAGGIVIDQQCMDIRRRLGGCKTGEIVVTDAGNLDARYVIHTVGPVWKGGEKKEAELLYSCYINSLREAVRLECKKIAFPNISTGIYRYPKKEAAMIALKAVEEFLSENSTIEEVLFVAYDEENYEIYEELLK; encoded by the coding sequence ATGTGTCATAGAATAAAACTTATTAAAGGAGATATTACTAAAGTTTCTACAGAGGTTATTGTTAATGCTGCAAATACTTCATTAATAGGTACTTCTGGAGTAGCATCAGATATACATAAAGCTGGGGGAATAGTTATTGATCAGCAATGTATGGATATTAGAAGAAGACTTGGTGGATGTAAGACAGGAGAGATTGTTGTAACTGATGCTGGAAATCTAGATGCAAGGTATGTAATCCATACTGTTGGACCAGTATGGAAAGGTGGAGAAAAAAAAGAAGCAGAATTATTATATAGTTGCTATATTAATTCATTGAGAGAAGCAGTAAGGTTAGAGTGTAAAAAAATTGCTTTTCCAAACATAAGTACTGGTATTTATAGATATCCTAAAAAGGAAGCAGCTATGATAGCTTTAAAAGCAGTAGAGGAATTTTTAAGCGAGAATAGTACAATAGAAGAAGTATTATTTGTAGCATATGACGAAGAAAATTATGAAATATACGAAGAATTATTAAAATGA
- a CDS encoding DUF1292 domain-containing protein, protein MKDKIYSFRNENGDLLSYIVKEQLSVNSNDYIIMTPEKNKSKIEVYKYNYDEDNEALELVDDEKTIKMLKTISKVM, encoded by the coding sequence ATGAAAGATAAAATTTATTCTTTTCGGAATGAAAATGGTGATCTATTATCTTACATAGTAAAAGAACAATTATCTGTCAATTCCAATGATTACATTATAATGACACCAGAAAAAAACAAAAGCAAGATAGAAGTCTATAAATACAACTATGATGAAGATAATGAAGCATTAGAACTAGTAGATGATGAAAAAACTATCAAAATGTTAAAAACTATTTCTAAAGTAATGTAA
- a CDS encoding DUF2953 domain-containing protein, whose amino-acid sequence MIYVFFIILLLLLIPIKINIRFIYDNKKITLFLWNHKINLNKFTKKKRENSSTVINDSTNTENSSKKNKNSFISNYKKFKLYHKFFKKLLPVNTLDINLKYGFEEPNITAITYGFKDLLNSYLINILNYFLIIKHYSINIIPTLKEKNLYLSINSIIYISIGKLIFIGSKLLLKKYKGDLQ is encoded by the coding sequence ATGATTTATGTTTTTTTTATTATATTATTGTTACTACTTATACCAATTAAAATAAATATTCGTTTCATATATGATAATAAAAAAATTACCTTATTTTTATGGAATCATAAAATTAACTTAAATAAATTTACTAAGAAAAAAAGAGAAAACTCCTCTACAGTTATTAATGATTCTACAAATACAGAAAATTCAAGTAAAAAGAATAAAAATTCTTTTATATCCAACTATAAAAAATTCAAGTTATATCATAAATTTTTTAAAAAACTTTTGCCAGTTAATACTTTAGATATTAATCTAAAATATGGTTTTGAAGAACCAAACATTACTGCTATAACTTATGGATTTAAGGACCTACTAAATAGTTATCTTATAAATATCTTAAATTACTTTTTAATAATTAAACATTACTCAATTAATATAATTCCAACATTAAAAGAAAAAAATTTATATCTATCTATAAACAGTATAATTTATATAAGTATTGGAAAACTTATATTTATAGGTAGTAAGTTACTTTTAAAAAAATATAAAGGAGATTTACAATGA
- a CDS encoding aspartate kinase, giving the protein MNETIVTKFGGSSLASSEQFQKVKNIIMSNKNRRYVVPSAPGRRNSKDYKITDLLYLCNAHVNSGIAFDDVFKLIEDRYKGIVVDLGLDFDISTPLNKVKEDIANGASSDYAASRGEYLNGLILAEYLGFEFIDAAEVIVFDEGGNFNHELTKKAISTRLKDTKCAVIPGFYGADTNGEIVTFSRGGSDVTGSLVASGVDAKLYENWTDVSGFLMADPRIVNNPKTIKEITYKELRELSYMGASVLHEEAIFPVKEANIPIRIKNTNRPEDEGTLIVSDVHDLSTLGTITGIAGKKNFSVIAIEKALMNSELGFCRKILSILEMYGVSFENMPSGIDTVSLVIEDSQLKGKGEKIVEEIKKQCNPDFIEIHPHMAVIATVGKGMASAPGIAAKLFNALSKEDINIKMIDQGSSEMNILVGINTDDFEKAVNLIYNAFNN; this is encoded by the coding sequence ATGAATGAAACAATCGTAACAAAATTTGGGGGAAGTTCGCTGGCAAGCTCTGAGCAATTTCAAAAAGTAAAAAATATAATAATGTCTAATAAAAATAGAAGATATGTTGTTCCTTCTGCACCAGGAAGAAGAAACAGTAAAGATTATAAAATAACAGATCTTCTTTATTTATGCAATGCTCATGTTAATAGTGGTATTGCTTTTGATGACGTTTTTAAGTTAATTGAGGATAGATATAAAGGAATCGTTGTAGACCTTGGACTAGATTTCGATATATCAACTCCATTAAATAAAGTGAAAGAGGATATTGCAAATGGTGCTTCATCAGATTATGCAGCGAGTAGAGGCGAATATTTAAATGGACTTATATTAGCAGAGTATTTGGGATTTGAATTTATAGATGCCGCAGAAGTAATTGTTTTTGATGAAGGCGGCAATTTTAATCATGAACTTACTAAAAAAGCCATATCAACTAGACTTAAAGATACTAAATGTGCAGTAATTCCTGGATTCTATGGTGCTGATACTAATGGAGAAATTGTAACATTTTCAAGAGGTGGATCTGATGTAACAGGTTCATTAGTAGCATCTGGCGTTGATGCAAAATTATACGAAAATTGGACAGACGTATCAGGATTTTTAATGGCAGATCCAAGAATCGTTAATAATCCAAAAACTATTAAAGAAATAACATATAAAGAACTTAGAGAATTATCATATATGGGCGCTTCTGTTTTACATGAGGAAGCTATTTTCCCTGTGAAAGAGGCTAATATTCCTATAAGAATAAAAAATACTAATAGACCAGAAGATGAAGGTACTCTAATCGTCAGCGATGTTCATGATTTGAGCACACTTGGAACAATAACAGGAATTGCCGGTAAAAAGAATTTCTCTGTTATTGCAATTGAAAAGGCTCTTATGAACTCAGAGCTTGGATTCTGTAGAAAAATTTTATCTATACTTGAAATGTATGGTGTATCATTTGAAAATATGCCATCAGGAATAGATACCGTTTCTCTTGTAATTGAAGACTCACAATTAAAAGGTAAAGGCGAAAAAATTGTAGAAGAGATTAAGAAACAATGTAATCCAGATTTCATAGAAATTCATCCACATATGGCAGTAATAGCTACTGTTGGTAAAGGCATGGCAAGTGCTCCTGGAATAGCAGCAAAACTCTTTAATGCTTTATCTAAAGAAGACATAAATATAAAGATGATAGATCAAGGTTCTAGTGAAATGAACATTCTTGTTGGTATAAATACAGATGATTTTGAAAAAGCAGTAAATCTAATTTACAACGCTTTTAATAACTAA
- a CDS encoding D-alanyl-D-alanine carboxypeptidase family protein, which translates to MKFRKSISLLLIIILLFRNSVVLAKSENKNLNIVARSATVIDGRTGILLYGKDENNPIPMASTTKIITSLVALERGNLDKKVLISKRAISINGCKVGYKENEEIALKELIFGLMLRSGNDAAIAIAEGVSGSVEEFLKLMNEKARTLGLTNCNFETPNGLDSKEHFITAKELALVTREAKKIPLFNEIVSTKQISKDKYNFTRDYGNINKLLYQLNESTGVKTGYTGNAGKCLVGASMVGDNELIEVVLNCNDRYNQIVKMHNYVKDNFIFDKIYNKDDIIKEVSYGSTNYKLSVNEDIIIPKNKNKSYKVEVIVPEKIMKFKPQKGDPFGALRVYCEDEELISYNLYIV; encoded by the coding sequence ATGAAATTTAGAAAAAGTATATCGCTATTATTAATAATTATTTTGTTGTTTAGAAATAGTGTAGTTTTAGCTAAAAGTGAAAATAAAAATTTAAATATTGTAGCGAGAAGTGCTACTGTTATAGATGGAAGAACTGGAATACTTCTATATGGAAAAGACGAGAATAATCCTATACCTATGGCATCGACAACGAAGATTATTACATCATTAGTAGCTTTAGAAAGAGGAAATTTAGATAAGAAGGTATTAATATCTAAAAGGGCTATTAGTATTAATGGATGTAAAGTTGGTTATAAAGAAAATGAAGAAATAGCTTTAAAAGAATTAATATTCGGATTAATGTTAAGATCAGGAAATGATGCAGCTATAGCTATTGCAGAAGGTGTTAGCGGTTCAGTAGAGGAATTTTTAAAGCTAATGAATGAAAAAGCAAGAACATTAGGACTTACTAATTGTAACTTTGAAACACCTAATGGATTAGATTCGAAAGAACATTTTATTACTGCTAAAGAATTAGCATTAGTTACTAGAGAAGCAAAAAAGATTCCTCTGTTCAATGAAATAGTTAGTACAAAACAGATATCAAAAGATAAATATAATTTTACAAGAGACTATGGAAATATAAATAAACTATTATATCAATTAAATGAATCAACAGGAGTTAAAACGGGGTATACAGGAAATGCTGGAAAATGTTTAGTAGGAGCTTCTATGGTTGGGGATAACGAACTTATAGAAGTAGTTTTAAATTGTAATGACAGATACAATCAAATTGTGAAAATGCATAACTATGTAAAGGATAATTTTATATTTGATAAAATTTATAATAAAGATGATATTATAAAAGAAGTTTCTTATGGAAGTACAAATTATAAGTTGTCAGTTAATGAAGATATAATTATACCTAAAAATAAGAATAAATCATATAAAGTTGAAGTTATAGTCCCAGAAAAGATTATGAAATTTAAGCCACAAAAAGGAGATCCTTTTGGTGCATTAAGAGTATATTGTGAAGATGAGGAATTAATTTCATATAATCTATATATAGTATAA
- a CDS encoding aldose epimerase family protein, giving the protein MNISKEIVENVSGIDIVEYIIENDNGIAIGIINFGATITKIITPDRYGNLENMVVGFDNKSKYLKNFLHFGSVIGRVAGRVYKGKLTIDDVAYNLDLNLNDTHIHGGENGFHSRVWDTEEIYEEDKVGVKLRYISLDGEEGFPGTVETKVVYSLNNENELEFEVEATTDKTTVVNITNHSYFNLSGNFKENILNHYLKINADRFLPIYKNGDISGKINTVENTVFDFRKGKLIGEDIDKKLEQLTFADGYDHPLLFDDKIGKIELWESNSGRHMEITTNNEAVIFYSGNCFMKKTPFSKKDKNRRIALCLETQNLPIGENEVFKENSILRKNEVYKRTTKYKFSVI; this is encoded by the coding sequence ATGAATATAAGCAAAGAAATAGTTGAAAATGTAAGTGGTATAGATATTGTGGAATATATTATTGAAAATGATAATGGAATTGCTATAGGAATAATAAACTTTGGGGCTACTATAACAAAAATTATAACTCCAGATAGATATGGGAATTTAGAAAATATGGTAGTAGGATTTGATAACAAAAGTAAGTATTTAAAGAACTTTCTCCATTTTGGAAGTGTAATAGGTAGAGTAGCAGGAAGAGTATATAAAGGTAAATTGACAATAGATGATGTAGCCTATAATCTAGATTTAAATTTAAATGATACCCATATACATGGTGGAGAAAATGGATTTCATTCAAGAGTATGGGATACAGAAGAGATTTATGAAGAAGATAAGGTAGGAGTTAAGTTAAGATATATTTCTTTAGATGGAGAAGAGGGATTTCCAGGGACAGTGGAGACAAAAGTTGTTTATTCATTAAATAATGAAAATGAATTAGAATTTGAAGTAGAAGCTACTACTGATAAAACTACTGTTGTAAACATAACTAATCACAGTTATTTTAATTTAAGTGGAAATTTTAAAGAAAATATATTGAATCATTATCTAAAAATTAATGCAGATAGGTTTTTGCCAATTTATAAGAATGGAGATATTTCTGGGAAGATAAATACTGTGGAAAATACAGTTTTTGATTTTAGAAAAGGAAAATTAATAGGTGAGGATATAGATAAAAAATTAGAGCAACTTACATTTGCAGACGGATATGATCATCCTTTATTATTTGATGATAAAATAGGGAAAATAGAGCTTTGGGAAAGTAATTCAGGTAGACATATGGAGATTACAACTAATAATGAAGCTGTTATATTTTATAGTGGTAATTGTTTTATGAAGAAAACACCTTTTAGTAAAAAAGATAAAAATAGAAGGATAGCTTTATGTCTTGAAACTCAAAATTTACCTATTGGTGAAAATGAGGTGTTTAAGGAAAATTCAATCTTGAGGAAAAATGAAGTATATAAGAGAACTACTAAATATAAATTTTCAGTAATATAA
- a CDS encoding catalase, whose protein sequence is MSSKDCKNDRYLTTNQGSPICDDNNSLTVGKNGPVLIQDNQLIEKLAHFDRERIPERVVHAKGAGAHGKFKCYKSMEKYTKAKFLCKEGKETPVFVRFSTVIGGRGSADTVRDPRGFAVKFYTEEGNYDIVGNDLPVFFIRDAIKFPDVIHALKPSPDTNIQDPERYWDFFSNTPEATNMLTWLFSDRGTIKSYRKIEGFGVNTYIWKNRYGERVYIKYHWKPMAGIETITREEAIRLAGTDPDIAVRDLYDTLDCGKVVEYELCVQIMELDEACNQYFNPLDDTKIWPEEEFPLIKVGKMTLTHNPKNFFAEVEQAAFCPANVVPGIELSADKMLQGRGFSYLDTQRYRIGINFIQLPINKPRVKVDNNMQDGSMNYYPNKGKVNYYPSSIEKNPKKEAICDKDDFMYVEGEIVRKVIDKEENFRQAGERYRSFTKKEQDNLIHNIVMDLCGVSEKIQRKMIEYFTIADKEFGSRVKKGLGI, encoded by the coding sequence ATGTCTTCTAAAGATTGTAAAAATGATAGGTATTTAACTACAAACCAAGGAAGTCCTATTTGTGATGATAATAATTCTTTGACAGTGGGAAAGAATGGACCGGTATTGATACAAGATAATCAACTTATCGAAAAATTAGCTCATTTTGATAGAGAGAGAATACCTGAGAGAGTGGTTCATGCAAAAGGTGCAGGAGCTCATGGAAAATTTAAGTGTTATAAGTCTATGGAAAAGTATACAAAAGCAAAATTTCTCTGTAAGGAAGGAAAAGAAACACCTGTTTTTGTTAGATTTTCAACAGTTATAGGAGGGCGAGGTTCAGCAGATACTGTAAGAGATCCTAGAGGATTTGCGGTTAAATTCTATACTGAAGAAGGAAATTACGATATAGTAGGGAATGATCTTCCTGTATTTTTTATACGAGATGCTATAAAGTTTCCTGACGTTATTCATGCATTAAAGCCATCTCCAGATACTAATATACAAGATCCAGAGAGATATTGGGATTTCTTTTCTAATACTCCAGAAGCAACTAATATGTTAACTTGGTTATTTTCTGATAGAGGTACTATCAAGAGTTATAGAAAAATAGAGGGATTTGGGGTAAACACTTATATATGGAAAAATAGATATGGAGAACGAGTATATATAAAATATCATTGGAAACCTATGGCTGGTATAGAGACTATAACGAGAGAAGAAGCTATAAGGCTAGCAGGAACAGATCCAGATATAGCTGTTAGAGACTTATATGATACATTGGATTGTGGAAAAGTAGTTGAATATGAGTTATGTGTTCAAATAATGGAATTAGATGAGGCTTGTAATCAGTATTTTAACCCATTAGATGATACAAAGATATGGCCAGAGGAAGAGTTTCCACTTATTAAGGTAGGAAAGATGACTTTAACACATAATCCTAAAAATTTCTTTGCAGAAGTGGAGCAAGCAGCTTTTTGTCCTGCGAATGTAGTTCCAGGTATTGAACTTTCAGCAGATAAAATGTTGCAAGGAAGAGGATTTTCATATTTAGATACTCAAAGATACAGAATTGGAATTAACTTTATACAACTACCAATAAATAAGCCTAGGGTTAAGGTAGACAATAATATGCAAGATGGCAGTATGAATTATTATCCTAATAAAGGGAAGGTTAATTATTATCCAAGCTCTATAGAAAAGAACCCAAAAAAAGAAGCAATTTGTGATAAAGATGATTTTATGTATGTAGAAGGTGAAATAGTCAGAAAAGTGATAGATAAAGAAGAGAATTTTAGACAAGCTGGAGAAAGATATAGATCTTTTACAAAGAAAGAGCAAGATAATTTAATTCATAATATTGTAATGGACCTTTGCGGAGTGAGTGAAAAAATACAACGAAAAATGATAGAATACTTTACTATTGCTGACAAAGAATTTGGAAGTAGGGTTAAAAAAGGATTAGGAATATAA